One Argiope bruennichi chromosome 5, qqArgBrue1.1, whole genome shotgun sequence DNA segment encodes these proteins:
- the LOC129968396 gene encoding uncharacterized protein F54H12.2-like — protein sequence MDSRACACLQSELDLFNVNPVQLSTEDSSFTEIFPVASLNEKTPIEFYVSGSGEHYLDLSHTLLHLQVKIKKRNGAVIGTPDQVAPINYLLNTLFSECSVTLNDKQVSSQANYAYRCIFDALLSPRAVQESMLTSGLFYKDAASKHESVELANVGDNANSGYQTRYNICKDSKLIDMIGPLHFDLGNQSKCLINSVNLRIKLERNKDSFALMSATQDFKVVIYHASLFVRKIKVAPSVVIAHELALSKGVIKMPIRRTEVKSFALSSGMQSITIPNAFIGQLPTRLIMGMVSNAAFNGDFSKNPFNFKHYDLSYLCILDGNRMIPSKPFQPKFDNSNSYSRCYMSLFTDLGRYHKDQDINISYTEYKDGYTLFAVDLTPDLNADGMHESISRNGNLTIDIKFSKALSETVNLIVFSEYRNTIEIDKSRSIFSDF from the coding sequence ATGGATTCCCGAGCGTGTGCTTGCTTGCAGAGTGAATTAGACCTTTTTAACGTGAATCCTGTACAATTATCAACAGAAGACAGCTCATTCACTGAGATTTTTCCTGTTGCATCTCTGAATGAAAAGACGCCAATTGAATTTTACGTAAGCGGAAGTGGTGAACATTATCTGGACTTATCCCATACACTTTTGCATCtacaagtgaaaattaaaaagagaaatggaGCAGTAATTGGAACGCCTGATCAAGTGGCTCCTATCAATTATCTCCTTAATACGCTATTTTCTGAATGTTCAGTTACATTAAATGACAAGCAGGTTTCTTCGCAAGCTAACTACGCATATAGATGTATTTTCGATGCTTTGCTTTCACCTCGAGCTGTTCAAGAATCAATGCTAACATCGGGTCTTTTCTACAAAGACGCTGCTTCTAAGCATGAATCAGTAGAACTAGCTAATGTTGGTGATAATGCAAATTCCGGTTACCAAACTAGATATAACATCTGCAAAGATAGTAAACTTATAGATATGATAGGTCCATTACATTTCGATCTAGGCAATCAGAGCAAATGTCTTATAAATTCGGTGAATCTTCGGatcaaattagaaagaaataaggATTCTTTTGCTCTGATGTCGGCCACGCAAGATTTTAAAGTAGTTATATATCATGCATcattatttgttaggaaaatTAAAGTCGCTCCCTCAGTCGTGATTGCCCATGAATTAGCTTTAAGCAAGGGAGTTATAAAAATGCCTATTCGCAGAACAGAAGTGAAATCATTCGCACTTTCTTCAGGAATGCAATCAATAACTATCCCTAATGCGTTCATTGGACAATTACCGACACGACTTATAATGGGTATGGTATCTAATGCTGCATTTAAtggggatttttcaaaaaatccattCAATTTCAAGCATTATGATTTATCATATCTTTGTATATTAGATGGCAATCGTATGATTCCGTCAAAGCCCtttcaaccaaaatttgataattctaacaGTTACAGCAGATGTTATATGAGTCTATTTACTGATTTGGGTAGATATCATAAAGATCAAGACATTAATATAAGTTACACTGAATATAAAGATGGGTATACGCTGTTCGCTGTAGATTTGACGCCCGATCTCAACGCGGACGGAATGCATGAAAGTATTTCACGCAATGGTAATTTaactattgatataaaattcagcAAAGCATTATCTGAAActgtaaatttaatagttttttcagaGTATCGAAATACTATAGAAATCGACAAAAGTCGcagtattttttcagatttttga